A genomic region of Miscanthus floridulus cultivar M001 chromosome 3, ASM1932011v1, whole genome shotgun sequence contains the following coding sequences:
- the LOC136546367 gene encoding polcalcin Phl p 7-like, with protein MAIKNMTVAATTTRSLDADMTVDEFKEWLRRFDTDRDGRISRDELRRAMRAIRARFTGWRSKQGISYADTDGDGYIDDSEVDGLIEFAQKNLGLKIVAY; from the coding sequence ATGGCGATCAAGAACATGACggtggcggcgacgacgacgcggTCGCTGGACGCTGACATGACGGTGGACGAGTTCAAGGAGTGGCTGCGGCGGTTCGACACGGACCGGGACGGGCGCATCAGCCGCGACGAGCTGCGGCGCGCCATGCGCGCCATCCGCGCCCGCTTCACGGGGTGGAGGAGCAAGCAGGGCATCAGCTACGCCGACACGGACGGCGATGGCTACATCGACGACAGCGAGGTGGACGGCCTCATCGAGTTCGCGCAGAAGAACCTCGGCCTCAAGATCGTCGCCTACTAA